A part of Macrobrachium nipponense isolate FS-2020 chromosome 26, ASM1510439v2, whole genome shotgun sequence genomic DNA contains:
- the LOC135199733 gene encoding uncharacterized protein LOC135199733, which produces MSQMQRHSHEYRRAIGTLLYVANGTRPDLSFDVSYLSHFLANPKRKQTAAVKYLIKYLNHSHDYCIVFRKSRKEALIFSDADFANNKVDRKSSSGLVVCIAGGPVEWRCKKQTVVATPSQQAEYIAMAIAMQEALWLCDILREINASDLYMVLCILTDSTAAINLAEKDIVNDNSKAVDVKYHCMKDVVKKGLVKLQYVASHDNLAYLLTKGLTGRKTQELCARIGLIIP; this is translated from the coding sequence ATGAGCCAGATGCAGAGACACAGTCATGAATATCGAAGAGCCATAGGTACATTGCTGTATGTTGCAAATGGGACAAGACCTGACTTGAGTTTCGATGTCAGTTATCTCAGTCATTTCTTGGCCAACCCCAAGAGAAAGCAGACGGCTGCAGTGAAATATCTGATAAAGTACCTAAACCACAGCCATGACTATTGCATAGTATTTAGGAAGAGTAGGAAGGAGGCATTGATTTTTTCTGATGCTGACTTTGCCAACAACAAGGTGGACAGAAAATCGTCCAGTggactggtggtgtgtattgccGGAGGACCTGTGGAGTGGAGATGTAAGAAGCAGACGGTAGTTGCTACGCCCTCACAACAGGCGGAGTACATTGCTATGGCTATTGCTATGCAAGAAGCACTGTGGCTATGTGATATATTAAGGGAGATCAATGCAAGTGATCTTTACATGGTGCTATGCATCCTTACTGACAGTACAGCAGCAATCAACCTTGCAGAGAAGGACATTGTCAATGATAATTCCAAGGCTGTGGATGTGAAGTATCACTGCATGAAGGATGTGGTAAAGAAGGGGTTGGTCAAGTTGCAATATGTGGCATCTCATGACAATCTAGCCTACCTTCTAACCAAGGGTTTGACTGGGAGGAAAACACAGGAGTTGTGTGCAAGAATTGGACTTATCATTCCTTAA